A window from Drosophila kikkawai strain 14028-0561.14 chromosome 2L, DkikHiC1v2, whole genome shotgun sequence encodes these proteins:
- the Pepck2 gene encoding phosphoenolpyruvate carboxykinase [GTP], whose amino-acid sequence MLLRGAQLLGCGLVSPAARSYNFRLTCRFLSVHYGDAKALTPAVKQYVEKCVDLCKPERVHICDGTPGESKLLQGLMLKQGTILPLPKYDNCWLARTNPADVARVESKTFISTASKEQTVPVTEKATPGMLGNWISEKDLQAAIAERFPGCMKGRTMYVIPFSMGPVGSPLSKIGIEITDSPYVVESMKIMTRAGKPVLEFLQSGDGQFVKCLHSVGTPKSGVQAQTSWPCDPERTIILHKPAENEIVSYGSGYGGNSLLGKKCLALRIGSTIAKREGWLAEHMLILGITNPQGKKIYVAAAFPSACGKTNLAMMTPTLPGYKVECVGDDIAWMKFDKKGVLRAINPENGFFGVAPGTSRSTNPIAMDTIFRNSVFTNVASTSDGGVYWEGMDKSQLKDVTVTDWLGKLWSPESGKPAAHPNSRFCTPAAQCPIIDPNWEDSAGVPISAILFGGRRPEGVPLVYEARDWTHGVFMGAAMRSEATAAAEHKAKTIMHDPFAMRPFFGYNFGDYLAHWLSMEQRGQVPKIFHVNWFRKSSEGKFLWPGFGDNSRVLDWIFRRVEGEQCFEDSPIGRLPAKDSLNVGGMNERIDLEQLFQLPKDFWEQEVGAIERYFEEQVGHHLPSPVAEQLKELKARVADM is encoded by the exons ATGCTGCTCAGGGGCGCACAACTGCTGGGATGCGG CCTGGTCTCCCCAGCCGCCCGAAGCTACAACTTCCGGCTGACCTGCCGCTTCCTGTCCGTTCATTACGGAGACGCCAAGGCACTGACCCCCGCCGTCAAGCAGTATGTGGAGAAGTGCGTGGATCTGTGCAAGCCGGAGCGGGTGCACATCTGCGACGGCACTCCCGGCGAGAGCAAGCTGCTCCAGGGACTCATGCTGAAGCAGGGCACCATCCTGCCGCTGCCCAAGTACGACAACTGCTGGCTGGCCCGCACCAATCCGGCTGATGTGGCTCGTGTAGAGTCCAAGACCTTCATCTCCACAGCCAGCAAGGAGCAGACGGTTCCAGTGACGGAGAAGGCCACACCGGGAATGCTTGGTAACTGGATTTCCGAGAAGGATCTCCAGGCGGCCATCGCCGAGCGCTTTCCTGGCTGCATGAAGGGGCGCACCATGTACGTCATACCCTTCAGCATGGGCCCAGTCGGCTCGCCGCTCTCCAAGATTGGCATCGAAATCACAGACTCCCCCTATGTGGTGGAGTCCATGAAGATCATGACGCGGGCCGGAAAGCCGGTGCTGGAGTTCCTCCAAAGCGGCGATGGCCAGTTTGTCAAGTGCTTGCACTCGGTGGGCACGCCCAAAAGCGGTGTCCAGGCCCAAACATCCTGGCCCTGCGATCCCGAGCGCACTATCATCCTGCACAAGCCCGCGGAAAACGAGATCGTGTCCTACGGATCGGGATACGGTGGAAACTCGCTGCTGGGAAAGAAGTGCCTCGCTCTGAGGATCGGCAGCACCATTGCCAAGCGAGAGGGCTGGCTAGCCGAGCACATGCTCATCCTGGGCATCACCAATCCGCAGGGCAAGAAGATCTACGTTGCCGCCGCCTTTCCATCGGCCTGTGGCAAGACCAACCTGGCCATGATGACGCCCACTCTGCCGGGCTACAAGGTGGAGTGCGTGGGCGACGACATTGCCTGGATGAAATTCGACAAGAAGGGTGTCCTACGGGCCATCAACCCGGAGAACGGCTTCTTTGGCGTGGCACCTGGAACTTCGAGGAGCACCAACCCCATTGCCATGGACACGATCTTCCGGAACTCGGTCTTCACCAACGTGGCCTCCACCTCGGACGGCGGCGTCTACTGGGAGGGCATGGACAAGTCGCAGCTGAAGGACGTGACCGTCACCGACTGGCTCGGCAAGCTCTGGTCGCCTGAGTCGGGTAAGCCCGCTGCCCATCCGAACTCCCGTTTCTGCACGCCGGCCGCCCAGTGCCCCATCATCGATCCTAACTGGGAGGACAGCGCCGGAGTTCCCATCTCCGCCATCCTCTTCGGTGGACGTCGTCCTGAGGGTGTGCCACTGGTGTACGAGGCGAGGGACTGGACCCACGGGGTCTTCATGGGCGCCGCCATGAGGAGCGAGGCCACCGCTGCCGCCGAGCACAAGGCCAAGACCATCATGCACGATCCCTTCGCGATGCGGCCCTTCTTCGGATACAACTTCGGCGACTACCTCGCCCACTGGCTGAGCATGGAGCAGCGCGGCCAGGTGCCCAAGATCTTCCACGTCAACTGGTTCCGCAAGAGCAGCGAAGGCAAGTTCCTGTGGCCCGGGTTCGGGGACAACTCCCGTGTCCTGGACTGGATCTTCCGGCGGGTGGAGGGCGAGCAGTGCTTCGAAGACTCACCCATTGGCCGGCTGCCCGCCAAGGACTCACTGAACGTGGGCGGCATGAACGAACGCATCGATCTCGAGCAGCTGTTCCAGCTGCCCAAGGACTTCTGGGAGCAGGAGGTGGGCGCCATCGAGCGCTACTTCGAGGAGCAGGTGGGTCACCACCTGCCCAGCCCGGTGGCCGAGCAGCTGAAGGAGCTGAAGGCGCGTGTGGCCGACATGTGA
- the LOC108081246 gene encoding sodium-dependent neutral amino acid transporter B(0)AT3 — translation MAATKIIDAPRNGHEMAPLNTRARGDGTHGVTIVLTAPQRNSVQSVDIPGGEPERAAWSGKMQFFLSIIGYSVGLGNIWRFPYLCQQNGGGAFLIPFMIMLILEGIPLFLIELGIGQRMRLGALGVWNTIHPWLGGIGISSCIVTLFVALYYNVIITWVFFYLFNSFRYPLPWSTCPTNSTGFELEECAKSSETTYFWYRTTLDAAPSMDEPGGLKWWIVLCLLLSWTIVFFIVMKGIQSSGKVVYFTSLFPYIVLTIFFIRGITLRGAGAGLMHMYTPKVEKLLEPTVWLDAATQVFYSFGLAFGSLIAFGSYNTPKNNCVRDVLLVSVCNAVTAIYASVVIFAILGFKATVNVDRCIASNTEILVKSNLLARNDTTTVAYEHAMSQVNTTELSRLQLSECSLAHELDNAAEGTGLAFIVFTQAIVELPGAPFWAVLFFTMLLSLGLGSQIGILEGMLCTLFDIDIVKRVKKQHVTGVVCLFCFIVGFIFCTGAGEYWLKMFDSFAGTIGLVVVALMEMIAVIFIYGHERFTEDIYQMTGYRPGRYWQWTWRYIGPVIMVCILASSIIFMVIRNPTYGAWNADLGMIEQKDYPNWVMGIALSMILAGVLPMPIVFLMRSFQCLKVDLDIHQGSIRRNETTASTKEMIDNDDDEDEDDENDFSGPALGGHVKTQSDFSDDEEEDKPMTMRMMMMRPTTTAKTANVLNVPTSRRPNFKKEAYDV, via the exons ATGGCTGCCACCAAAATCATCGATGCGCCGCGCAACGGCCACGAAATGGCGCCACTGAACACACGGGCCCGGGGAGATGGAACCCACGGAGTGACCATCGTCCTCACAGCGCCGCAGCGCAACTCCGTGCAGTCGGTGGACATCCCTGGCGGGGAGCCGGAGCGTGCCGCCTGGAGCGGCAAGATGCAGTTCTTCCTCAGCATCATTGGCTACTCGGTGGGTCTGGGCAACATCTGGCGCTTTCCCTACCTGTGCCAACAGAATGGAGGAG GTGCCTTCCTGATACCCTTCATGATTATGCTGATACTGGAGGGCATACCCCTGTTTCTCATTGAGCTGGGCATTGGCCAGAGAATGCGATTGGGTGCGCTGGGCGTGTGGAACACTATCCATCCCTGGCTGGGAGGCATTGGCATCTCGTCGTGCATTGTGACGCTATTTGTGGCTCTCTACTACAATGTGATTATCACGTGGGTGTTCTTCTACCTCTTCAATAGTTTTCGG TACCCACTGCCCTGGTCCACCTGTCCCACAAACAGCACGGGCTTCGAGCTGGAGGAGTGCGCCAAGTCCTCGGAGACGACGTACTTCTGGTACCGCACCACCCTGGATGCCGCTCCGTCCATGGACGAGCCCGGCGGCCTGAAGTGGTGGATCGTGCTCTGCCTGCTGCTCTCCTGGACCATTGTCTTCTTCATCGTGATGAAGGGCATCCAGAGCTCCGGCAAGGTGGTCTACTTCACCTCCCTGTTCCCCTACATCGTGCTGACCATCTTCTTCATACGCGGCATTACGTTGCGCGGCGCCGGGGCCGGGTTGATGCACATGTACACGCCGAAGGTGGAGAAGCTACTAGAGCCGACGGTCTGGCTGGATGCGGCCACCCAGGTCTTTTACTCATTTGGCCTGGCCTTTGGGTCCCTGATAGCCTTCGGCAGCTACAACACGCCCAAGAACAACTGTGTGCGGGACGTCCTGCTGGTGTCCGTCTGCAACGCCGTCACCGCCATCTATGCCAGTGTCGTCATCTTCGCCATTCTCGGTTTCAAGGCCACCGTCAACGTGGACCGCTGCATAGCCAG CAACACGGAGATCCTGGTGAAGAGCAATCTGCTGGCCAGGAATGACACCACCACAGTGGCCTACGAGCATGCCATGAGCCAGGTAAACACCACGGAGCTGTCTCGTCTGCAGCTGAGCGAGTGCAGCCTGGCCCACGAGCTGGACAAT GCCGCCGAGGGCACGGGCTTGGCCTTCATCGTCTTCACGCAGGCCATCGTGGAGCTGCCCGGAGCTCCCTTCTGGGCGGTGCTCTTCTTCACCATGCTGCTCTCGCTGGGCCTGGGCTCTCAGATCGGCATCCTGGAGGGCATGCTCTGTACTCTGTTCGACATAGACATTGTCAAGCGGGTTAAGAAACAGCATGTCACTGGCGTGGTGTGTCTCTTCTGCTTTATTGTCGGCTTCATCTTCTGCACAGGTGCCGGCGAGTACTGGCTCAAGATGTTCGACTCCTTTGCCGGCACTATTGgcctggtggtggtggccctTATGGAGATGATAGCGGTGATCTTCATCTACGGACATGAGCG CTTCACCGAGGACATTTACCAGATGACGGGCTACCGACCCGGCCGGTACTGGCAGTGGACCTGGAGGTATATTGGCCCCGTCATTATGGTGTGCATTCTGGCCTCCTCCATAATCTTTATGGTCATCAGGAACCCCACTTATGGAGCTTGGAATGCCGACTTG GGCATGATTGAACAGAAGGACTACCCCAACTGGGTGATGGGCATTGCCCTATCCATGATCCTGGCCGGCGTTTTGCCCATGCCCATTGTGTTCCTGATGCGCAGCTTCCAGTGCCTGAAGGTGGACCTGGACATCCACCAGGGATCGATCCGGCGAAACGAAACAACCGCCTCCACCAAGGAGATGATCGACAACGATGACGAT gaggacgaggacgacgagAATGATTTTAGCGGTCCGGCGCTGGGCGGCCATGTGAAGACGCAGAGCGACTTctccgacgacgaggaggaggacaagCCCATGACCAtgcggatgatgatgatgcgtCCGACGACGACCGCCAAGACAGCGAATGTGCTGAATGTGCCAACCAGCAGAAGGCCGAACTTCAAGAAGGAGGCGTACGATGTGTAG
- the LOC108080922 gene encoding cathepsin L1-like — translation MSQSLILALLALLAASNAASVDQVLDQQWRDFTLEHRRIYQNAAEERFRLKVFSENRNAIIEHNQRFAAGKVSFKLAINEYADLTSEEFNELMNGFNFNFTQQVTDASWDDVTFFSPEFVSLPSSVDWRSKGAVTPVKNQKQCGSCWAFASTGTLEGLQFRKTGKLVALSEQNLVDCSTNWGNQGCQGGFMTNAFNYIRENGGIDTEVSYPYKGINDKCKYNKAAIGATVTGFRILPKGDENKLADAVANIGPISVAINASPRSFQFYSKGVYNEPACDSEKLNHGVTVVGYGREAGKDYWLVKNSWGTSWGDKGYIKMLRNGKNQCGISTIPVYPTL, via the exons ATGAGCCAATCCTTGATACTCGCTCTTTTGGCCCTGCTCGCTGCCAGCAATGCGGCATCCGTGGACCAAGTCCTTGATCAGCAATGGCGTGATTTCACTCTGGAGCATCGCAGAATCTACCAGAACGCCGCCGAGGAGCGCTTCCGCCTGAAGGTGTTCAGTGAGAACAGAAACGCGATTATCGAGCACAACCAGCGATTCGCTGCTGGTAAGGTGAGCTTCAAGCTGGCGATCAACGAGTACGCTGACCTAACGAGCGAGGAGTTTAACGAGCTGATGAATGGCTTTAACTTTAACTTCACGCAGCA GGTTACAGACGCCAGTTGGGACGATGTGACCTTCTTCTCGCCAGAGTTCGTCAGCCTGCCCAGTTCTGTGGATTGGCGCTCCAAGGGCGCCGTTACGCCCGTGAAGAATCAGAAGCAGTGTGGCAGCTGCTGGGCCTTTGCTAGCACGGGAACCCTGGAGGGTCTGCAGTTTCGCAAGACCGGGAAGCTGGTTGCCCTGTCCGAGCAAAACCTGGTGGACTGCTCCACAAACTGGGGAAATCAGGGCTGCCAAGGCGGCTTCATGACCAACGCTTTCAATTACATCCGGGAAAATGGCGGCATCGACACAGAGGTCTCGTATCCCTATAAGGGCATCAATGACAAGTGCAAGTACAACAAGGCGGCGATCGGAGCCACAGTCACGGGATTCAGAATACTGCCCAAGGGCGACGAGAACAAGCTGGCCGATGCGGTGGCCAACATCGGACCTATTTCGGTGGCCATTAACGCCTCCCCCAGGTCCTTCCAATTCTACTCCAAGGGAGTGTACAACGAGCCCGCCTGCGATTCCGAGAAGTTGAATCACGGCGTCACGGTTGTAGGCTACGGCAGGGAGGCCGGCAAGGACTACTGGCTGGTGAAGAACTCCTGGGGCACCAGCTGGGGCGACAAGGGCTACATCAAGATGCTGAGGAACGGGAAGAACCAGTGCGGCATCAGCACCATTCCCGTCTATCCGACGCTTTAG
- the GstE11 gene encoding glutathione S-transferase 1 — protein MSSKPVLYYAPRSPPCRAVLLTAAALNLELDLRTVNVKAGEHKSSEFLKLNPQHTIPVLDDNGTIVSDSHIICSYLADKYGPEGDDSLYPKYPVQRRLVDARLYYDCGHLFPRIRFIVEPVIYFGVGEVPEDRVAYVQKAYDGLESCLASGPYLTGDKLTIADLSCIASVSTAEAFAPIEADQFPKLKEWVKRLQALPYYQKTNQDGLDMLVGLVKGLLAERQQK, from the exons ATGTCGTCCAAGCCCGTCCTCTACTACGCACCCCGCAGTCCCCCCTGTCGCGCCGTTCTGCTGACCGCCGCCGCCCTGAATCTGGAGTTGGATTTACG CACTGTCAACGTGAAAGCCGGTGAGCACAAGTCGTCGGAGTTCCTCAAGTTGAACCCCCAGCACACGATCCCGGTGCTGGATGATAATGGCACCATTGTGAGCGATTCGCACATCATCTGCAGCTACCTGGCTGATAAGTACGGACCCGAGGGCGATGACTCTCTCTATCCCAAGTATCCGGTGCAGCGGCGTCTGGTGGACGCCCGTCTTTACTACGACTGCGGTCACTTGTTCCCGCGCATCCGCTTTATCGTGGAGCCGGTGATCTACTTCGGCGTTGGAGAGGTTCCCGAGGATCGTGTGGCCTACGTCCAGAAGGCCTACGATGGCCTGGAAAGCTGCCTGGCCAGTGGACCCTATCTCACGGGCGATAAGCTGACAATTGCGGATCTCAGTTGCATTGCCTCGGTGTCCACGGCGGAGGCCTTTGCTCCCATTGAGGCAGATCAGTTCCCTAAACTAAAGGAGTGGGTGAAGCGCCTGCAGGCTCTTCCTTACTACCAGAAGACCAACCAGGATGGTCTGGACATGCTAGTGGGCCTGGTCAAGGGACTGCTCGCTGAACGCCAGCAAAAGTAG